The Primulina tabacum isolate GXHZ01 chromosome 7, ASM2559414v2, whole genome shotgun sequence genome includes a window with the following:
- the LOC142551150 gene encoding putative serine/threonine-protein phosphatase 2A regulatory subunit B'' subunit TON2, which produces MSAARKIPPSSSLLWVPNIRRYIGAGAGLGSEALIELETKRILLEIFKEKHHKNAEAGTIPSFYKKKPEEGSISHRVQRLAKYRFLKKQSDLLLNADDLDAMWVCLRENCVIDDATGAEKMNYEDFCHIASICMEQIGPKCRRFFSPSYFMKFEEDELGRIAILPFYLYVMLTV; this is translated from the exons ATGTCTGCGGCGAGGAAAATTCCGCCGTCTTCTTCGTTGCTTTGGGTCCCGAACATTCGCAGATATATCGGAGCCGGGGCGGGCCTCGGGTCCGAAGCTCTCATTG AATTAGAAACGAAAAGGATTTTGCTAGAAATTTTTAAAGAGAAGCATCATAAGAACGCTGAAGCTGGCACAATCCCAAGCTTCTACAAGAAG AAACCAGAAGAAGGTTCCATCAGCCATAGGGTACAGAGACTGGCAAAGTATCGGTTTCTGAAG AAACAATCTGATCTGTTGCTTAATGCTGATGATTTGGATGCTATGTGGGTTTGCCTAAGGGAAAATTGTGTTATAGATGATGCCACGGGTGCTGAAAAG ATGAACTACGAAGACTTTTGCCACATTGCCTCTATATGTATGGAACAaat AGGCCCTAAATGCCGACGTTTTTTCAGTCCTTCATATTTCATGAAGTTTGAGGAAGACGAACTGGGAAGAATCGCCATCCTACCTTTCTATCTTTATGTCATGCTTACT GTTTAA